The following are encoded in a window of Arthrobacter woluwensis genomic DNA:
- a CDS encoding FAD-binding monooxygenase, protein MQFHHHGYVSGDPRIQPAAGVGLDRPEELPDEVDVLIVGTGPAGITLAAQLSQFPDVTTRVIERRPGRLEVGQADGIQARSVETFQAFGFAQRITEEAYRITEMAFWKPNPEQPGDIIRTAVAPDDPSGVSEFPHLIVNQARVQDYFLEFMKNSPTRSRPDYGWEFVGLDIDHDGGEHPVSVTLRRTAGEDEGAERVIRAKFVVGGDGARSKVREAIGRKPVGDQAFHAWGVMDVLADTDFPDIRRKCAIQSHDGGSILHIPREGNHLFRMYVDLGEVPHDDSGKVRLTSQEEVERRANQILHPYTLTVRHVAWRSVYEVGHRVTDRFDDVPAEEVGTRTPRVFIMGDACHTHSAKAGQGMNVSIQDGFNLGWKLGHVLESRAPLSLLDTYSAERQVVAQNLIDFDKEWSSLMAARPDEMADPAELERFYVQTAEFPAGFMTEYTPSLIVGTADHQDLATGFPLGKRFKSAEVTRVCDGNPVHLGHHARADGRWRIYVFAGRDGLDPASETAALGRWLAESPDSPLAATPAGLDRDAWFDVKVIYQQPHLDVDITTVPEVFLPRTGPFQVTDYEKVYAADPRHDLFEARGVDRDGVIVVVRPDQYVAQVLPLTAREELSAFFARASSGA, encoded by the coding sequence GTGCAGTTCCACCATCATGGGTACGTTTCCGGCGACCCGCGCATCCAGCCGGCCGCCGGCGTCGGGCTCGACCGCCCGGAGGAGCTGCCGGATGAGGTGGACGTCCTCATCGTCGGCACGGGGCCTGCGGGCATCACCCTCGCCGCGCAGCTCTCCCAGTTCCCGGACGTCACCACCCGCGTCATCGAGCGCCGTCCGGGCCGTCTCGAGGTGGGGCAGGCGGACGGCATCCAGGCACGCAGCGTCGAGACCTTCCAGGCGTTCGGCTTCGCGCAACGGATCACCGAAGAGGCGTACCGGATCACCGAAATGGCGTTCTGGAAGCCGAACCCCGAGCAGCCCGGCGACATCATCCGCACCGCCGTGGCGCCGGACGACCCTAGCGGGGTCAGCGAGTTCCCCCACCTCATCGTGAACCAGGCCCGCGTCCAGGACTATTTCCTGGAATTCATGAAGAACTCTCCCACCCGCAGTCGGCCCGACTACGGCTGGGAGTTCGTGGGCCTCGACATCGACCACGACGGCGGTGAGCACCCCGTCTCGGTCACGCTGCGCCGCACGGCGGGCGAAGACGAGGGCGCGGAGCGCGTGATCCGGGCCAAGTTCGTGGTGGGCGGCGACGGCGCGCGCAGCAAGGTCCGCGAGGCCATCGGCCGCAAACCCGTGGGGGACCAGGCCTTCCACGCCTGGGGCGTCATGGACGTCCTCGCGGACACCGACTTCCCGGACATCCGCCGCAAGTGCGCCATCCAGTCCCACGACGGCGGCAGCATCCTCCACATTCCCCGGGAAGGCAACCACCTCTTCCGCATGTACGTCGACCTCGGCGAGGTGCCGCACGACGACTCCGGCAAGGTCCGGCTGACGAGCCAGGAGGAAGTGGAACGCCGCGCCAATCAGATCCTGCACCCCTACACGCTGACCGTCCGGCACGTCGCCTGGCGGAGCGTCTACGAGGTGGGGCACCGGGTCACGGACCGTTTCGACGACGTCCCTGCCGAGGAGGTCGGCACGCGGACGCCGCGCGTGTTCATCATGGGCGACGCCTGCCACACCCACAGCGCCAAGGCGGGGCAGGGCATGAACGTGTCCATCCAGGACGGCTTCAACCTGGGCTGGAAGCTCGGGCACGTGCTGGAAAGCCGGGCGCCGCTCTCCCTGCTCGACACGTACTCCGCCGAACGTCAGGTGGTGGCGCAGAATCTCATCGACTTCGACAAGGAGTGGTCCAGCCTCATGGCGGCCCGCCCGGACGAGATGGCCGATCCCGCCGAACTGGAGCGCTTCTACGTCCAGACCGCGGAGTTCCCCGCTGGCTTCATGACCGAGTACACGCCGTCGCTGATCGTCGGGACCGCTGATCATCAGGATCTCGCCACCGGCTTCCCGCTGGGCAAGCGGTTCAAGTCCGCCGAGGTCACCCGGGTGTGTGACGGCAACCCGGTGCACCTCGGACACCATGCCCGGGCCGATGGCCGGTGGCGCATCTACGTGTTCGCGGGCCGGGACGGTCTGGATCCGGCGTCGGAGACCGCCGCCCTCGGGCGCTGGCTGGCGGAGTCGCCGGACTCACCGCTCGCCGCCACCCCGGCCGGCCTCGACCGGGACGCCTGGTTCGACGTCAAGGTGATCTACCAGCAGCCCCATCTGGACGTGGACATCACCACGGTGCCGGAGGTCTTCCTGCCCCGTACCGGCCCGTTCCAGGTCACCGACTATGAGAAGGTCTACGCCGCTGACCCGCGGCATGATCTCTTCGAGGCCCGCGGGGTCGACCGGGACGGGGTCATCGTGGTCGTGCGGCCGGACCAGTATGTCGCCCAGGTCCTGCCGCTCACGGCCCGCGAGGAACTGAGCGCGTTCTTCGCACGGGCATCCTCGGGGGCCTGA
- a CDS encoding MFS transporter encodes MNEKSPVLTRPEASATDRRRVLFATVVGTTVEWYDYFIYASAAGLVFGHLFFEPAGKGIGTILAFLTVGISFLFRPLGAFLAGHFGDKYGRRIVLVVTLILMGVSTVLIGLLPGYAQAGLLAPILLIILRILQGISAGGEWGGAVLMAVEHAPRNRRGLYGAMPQIGVPIGLLLASAMLAIMNALFPGEAFLGWGWRIPFLFSVVLILVGYWVRRRVEESPVFTEIAARKEQTGMPVVRLFARYTPLVLLAALVFAGNNAAGYMTTGGYVQNYATNPDGPVGLDRGSVLWAVTASSVTWLVSTFVAGWLSDRIGRRNTYLIGWVLQGSAVLALFPLVNTATPGLLALGLILLTLGLGFTYGPQSAWYSEMFPASVRFSGVSISYAIGAIVGGAFAPTIAAWLQQTTGTSQSVTWYLLGMTVVGLIATLLLRDRRGIDLSPAAEEEQARGVYAWQR; translated from the coding sequence ATGAACGAGAAATCCCCTGTCCTCACCCGCCCGGAAGCGTCCGCCACGGACCGCAGGCGGGTCCTCTTCGCCACCGTCGTCGGGACGACCGTCGAGTGGTACGACTACTTCATTTACGCCTCCGCCGCGGGGCTCGTCTTCGGACATCTGTTCTTCGAGCCCGCCGGAAAAGGCATCGGGACCATCCTGGCCTTCCTCACGGTGGGCATCAGCTTCCTCTTCCGCCCGCTCGGAGCCTTCCTCGCCGGCCATTTCGGTGACAAGTACGGCCGCCGGATCGTCCTCGTGGTGACGCTGATCCTGATGGGCGTCTCGACCGTGCTCATCGGCCTGCTGCCGGGATACGCCCAGGCCGGCCTGCTCGCGCCGATCCTGCTCATCATCCTGCGGATCCTTCAGGGGATCTCGGCCGGTGGCGAGTGGGGCGGCGCGGTCCTGATGGCGGTCGAGCACGCCCCGCGGAACCGGAGGGGGCTCTACGGGGCCATGCCGCAGATCGGTGTGCCGATCGGGCTGCTGCTCGCGAGCGCGATGCTCGCCATCATGAACGCGCTCTTCCCGGGCGAAGCCTTCCTCGGCTGGGGCTGGCGCATCCCGTTCCTCTTCTCCGTGGTCCTGATCCTCGTGGGTTACTGGGTGCGGCGCCGGGTGGAGGAGAGCCCGGTGTTCACCGAGATCGCCGCGCGCAAGGAGCAGACGGGCATGCCCGTGGTGCGGCTGTTCGCCCGGTACACGCCGCTGGTCCTCCTGGCCGCGCTCGTGTTCGCCGGCAACAACGCCGCGGGGTACATGACCACCGGCGGCTATGTGCAGAACTACGCCACCAATCCGGACGGGCCGGTGGGTCTGGACCGCGGTTCGGTGCTGTGGGCCGTGACCGCGTCGTCGGTGACCTGGCTCGTGTCCACCTTCGTGGCCGGCTGGCTGAGCGACCGCATCGGCCGCAGGAACACCTATCTGATCGGGTGGGTGCTGCAAGGATCGGCGGTCCTGGCCCTGTTCCCGCTGGTCAACACCGCGACCCCCGGCCTGCTGGCCCTGGGACTCATCCTGCTCACGCTCGGACTCGGTTTCACGTACGGCCCGCAATCGGCCTGGTACTCGGAGATGTTCCCGGCCTCGGTGCGGTTCTCCGGGGTCTCGATCTCCTACGCCATCGGCGCGATCGTGGGTGGCGCCTTCGCTCCGACCATCGCGGCCTGGCTCCAGCAGACCACGGGCACGTCCCAGTCGGTCACCTGGTACCTGCTGGGCATGACCGTCGTGGGTCTGATCGCCACGCTGCTCCTCCGGGACCGGCGGGGCATCGACCTCAGCCCCGCTGCGGAGGAGGAGCAGGCGCGCGGAGTCTACGCCTGGCAGCGCTGA
- a CDS encoding GntR family transcriptional regulator, producing the protein MSSTVTSLSKSQIAYEWIRERIARHEFGPGYRLVLGSIASSLDMSVVPVREAVRRLEAEGLVEFERNVGARVTLVDEQEYVHTMQTLGVVEGVATSLSAPHLASIDLDRAAEMNERLRRLLDDFDPHLFTVVNQQFHTLLFEPCPNPHILDLVHRGWARMAGVRDSTFSFIPGRARESVEEHDHIIELIRSNASPLEIEMAARDHRWATMNAYLAQRHPGDGHTA; encoded by the coding sequence ATGAGCAGCACCGTGACCTCCCTCAGCAAGTCCCAGATCGCTTACGAGTGGATCCGCGAGCGCATCGCGCGCCACGAGTTCGGGCCCGGCTACCGGCTCGTGCTCGGGTCGATCGCGTCCTCCCTGGACATGAGCGTGGTCCCGGTGCGCGAAGCCGTCCGTCGGCTCGAGGCCGAGGGGCTCGTGGAGTTCGAGCGCAATGTCGGCGCCCGTGTGACGCTGGTGGACGAGCAGGAGTACGTGCACACCATGCAGACGCTCGGCGTCGTGGAAGGTGTCGCGACCTCGCTGTCCGCGCCGCACCTCGCCTCGATCGACCTGGACCGGGCGGCGGAGATGAACGAACGCCTGCGCCGGCTCCTCGACGACTTCGACCCTCACCTCTTCACCGTGGTGAACCAGCAGTTCCACACCTTGCTGTTCGAGCCGTGCCCGAACCCGCACATCCTGGACCTGGTGCACCGGGGCTGGGCCCGCATGGCCGGGGTCCGCGACTCCACCTTCTCCTTCATCCCCGGCCGCGCCCGCGAGTCGGTGGAGGAACACGACCACATCATCGAGCTCATCCGGAGCAACGCCAGCCCTCTCGAGATCGAGATGGCTGCGCGGGACCACCGCTGGGCCACGATGAACGCCTACCTCGCCCAGCGCCATCCCGGCGACGGGCACACCGCCTGA
- a CDS encoding IclR family transcriptional regulator, with protein sequence MSDTSTPGSQTLSRGIRLLEIIAASDRPPTIAELAGALEVHRSVAYRLLLTLESHGLAFRDASGRVALGAGLAALAAGVSRDLQQAALPELNAVANELGMTCLLAVQLDHEEAVTLISASPRQTVAVVSYRPGHRHPITRGGPGKAILLSLPAEAWPDDVDEQLRAEIDLSRRRGYALSHDEVVPSLWSVAVPLTLPGQPPASIAVIHVSLPHEEESIAERLKAAGERISRAYGA encoded by the coding sequence GTGAGCGACACGAGCACTCCCGGATCTCAGACCCTCAGCCGCGGTATCCGCTTGCTGGAGATCATCGCCGCGTCCGACCGGCCTCCGACCATCGCGGAGCTGGCAGGCGCGCTGGAGGTCCACCGCTCCGTCGCCTACCGGCTCCTGCTCACGCTGGAAAGCCATGGCCTGGCCTTCCGGGACGCCTCCGGACGGGTGGCCCTCGGCGCCGGTCTGGCAGCACTGGCCGCGGGGGTGTCCCGCGACCTCCAGCAGGCCGCCCTCCCCGAACTCAACGCGGTCGCCAACGAACTCGGGATGACCTGCCTCCTCGCCGTCCAGCTGGACCACGAGGAGGCGGTCACCCTGATCAGCGCGTCCCCGCGCCAGACCGTAGCCGTCGTCTCCTACCGCCCGGGACACCGCCACCCGATCACGCGTGGCGGCCCCGGGAAAGCGATCCTGCTCTCCCTCCCGGCCGAAGCCTGGCCCGACGACGTCGACGAACAGCTCCGCGCCGAGATCGACCTCAGCCGCCGACGCGGGTACGCCCTCAGCCATGACGAGGTGGTCCCGTCGCTGTGGTCGGTCGCCGTCCCGCTGACCCTGCCGGGCCAGCCGCCGGCGTCGATCGCGGTCATCCACGTCTCGCTCCCCCATGAGGAGGAGTCGATCGCCGAGCGGCTCAAAGCCGCCGGCGAGCGGATCTCGCGGGCCTACGGCGCCTGA
- the hpaD gene encoding 3,4-dihydroxyphenylacetate 2,3-dioxygenase: MTHLEDRTLTSSGFYVSQEAPIHTANPVATPESPAPDILRCAYMELVVTDLAASRVFYVDVLGLHVTEEDEDAIYLRSTEEFIHHNLVLRKGPVAAVAAFSYRVRTPEDLDRAVAFYTELGCRVERRPEGFVKGIGDSVRVEDPLGFPYEFFHQTDHVERLSWRYDLHVPGELVRLDHFNQVTPDVPRAVKFMQDLGFRVTEDIQDDEGTVYAAWMRRKPTVHDTAMTGGDGPRMHHVCFATHEKHNILAICDKLGALRRSDAIERGPGRHGVSNAFYLYLRDPDGHRVEVYTQDYYTGDPDNPVVTWDVHDNQRRDWWGNPVVPSWYTEASLVLDLDGNPQPVVARTDSSEMAVTIGADGFSYTRPDDQEAMPEWKQGEYKLGNQL, from the coding sequence ATGACGCATCTGGAAGACCGCACCCTCACCTCCTCCGGTTTCTACGTGAGCCAGGAGGCGCCGATCCACACGGCGAATCCGGTGGCCACCCCCGAGTCCCCCGCGCCGGACATCCTCCGCTGCGCGTACATGGAACTCGTGGTGACCGACCTGGCCGCCTCCCGGGTCTTCTACGTGGACGTGCTCGGCCTGCACGTGACCGAAGAGGACGAGGACGCGATCTACCTGCGCTCCACCGAGGAGTTCATCCACCACAATCTGGTGCTGCGCAAGGGACCCGTGGCCGCCGTCGCCGCCTTCTCCTACCGTGTCCGCACACCGGAGGACCTTGACCGCGCCGTCGCGTTCTACACGGAGCTCGGCTGTCGGGTGGAGCGTCGCCCGGAGGGCTTCGTGAAGGGCATCGGCGACTCGGTCCGTGTGGAGGATCCCCTGGGCTTCCCGTACGAGTTCTTCCACCAGACCGACCACGTGGAACGGCTGTCCTGGCGTTACGATCTGCACGTTCCGGGTGAGCTGGTGCGCCTGGACCACTTCAACCAGGTCACCCCGGATGTCCCGCGCGCTGTGAAGTTCATGCAGGACCTCGGATTCCGGGTCACGGAGGACATCCAGGATGACGAAGGCACCGTCTACGCGGCCTGGATGCGCCGCAAGCCGACCGTGCACGACACGGCGATGACCGGCGGCGACGGCCCCCGGATGCACCACGTGTGCTTCGCCACCCACGAGAAACACAACATCCTCGCGATCTGCGACAAGCTCGGGGCCCTGCGCCGCAGTGACGCGATCGAACGCGGTCCCGGGCGCCACGGCGTGTCCAACGCGTTCTACCTGTACCTGCGGGATCCGGACGGCCACCGCGTGGAGGTCTACACCCAGGACTACTACACCGGCGACCCGGACAACCCGGTGGTCACCTGGGATGTGCACGACAACCAGCGCCGCGACTGGTGGGGCAACCCGGTGGTTCCCAGCTGGTACACCGAGGCGTCGCTGGTCCTGGACCTGGACGGGAACCCGCAGCCGGTCGTCGCCCGCACCGATTCGAGCGAAATGGCCGTCACCATCGGCGCGGACGGGTTCTCCTACACCCGGCCGGACGACCAGGAGGCCATGCCCGAATGGAAGCAGGGCGAGTACAAGCTGGGAAACCAGCTCTAA
- a CDS encoding thiamine pyrophosphate-binding protein, translating to MPTVSQHVAIALSRHIDQVFGLMGNGNAYFLNSILCDTKATFTAVRHEAGAVVAADAHYRASGRIAAATTTYGAGFTNTLTALAEAAQARIPLVLIVGDEPTSGPRPWDVDQIALASAVGVRTYTVGRLDAAATTIIAIEHALAYRLPVVLAIPYDVPTLEAGDVPATPPLRLPQPQAPAPFTQAAIARVAETLAQAERPLLIAGRGAHLAGAGPALGALADATGAVTSSSALGRGVFPDERFDLGVTGGFGAPGAMELIHEADVAIVFGASLNPFTMRFGELFAPGTRVVQVDIAPAATHPRVGDYLQGDARLVAEALTAALDGARPSGWRETVDVTALRAQDPGESELADGRLDPRLAAARIAELLPEDRIVVSDGGHFIAWANMFWPVASPTRMIMVGTAYQSIGLGFPSVAGAAQADPDATIVLTTGDGGGLMALSDLETAVRTAGGRGLCVVWNDGAYGAEVNLYGLKGLAEDPMLIPDVDFAALGSAVGAEGVVVRRIEDLDRLAEWTSRPAGERPFLVLDLRISRSVIAPYQREVIRVNS from the coding sequence ATGCCCACCGTCTCTCAGCACGTCGCGATCGCCCTCTCCCGCCACATCGATCAGGTCTTCGGCCTCATGGGCAACGGGAACGCGTACTTCCTGAACTCGATCCTGTGCGACACCAAGGCCACCTTCACCGCGGTCCGCCACGAGGCCGGCGCCGTGGTGGCCGCGGACGCCCACTACCGCGCATCCGGCCGCATCGCCGCGGCCACCACCACGTATGGCGCCGGGTTCACCAACACCCTGACCGCCCTCGCGGAAGCGGCCCAGGCCCGCATCCCCCTCGTCCTGATCGTCGGGGACGAGCCGACATCCGGCCCGCGCCCCTGGGATGTGGACCAGATCGCCCTCGCGTCCGCCGTCGGCGTCCGCACGTACACCGTGGGGCGCCTCGACGCCGCGGCGACCACCATCATCGCGATCGAGCACGCCCTCGCGTACCGCCTCCCGGTGGTCCTCGCCATCCCCTACGACGTGCCCACGCTCGAAGCGGGCGACGTGCCCGCCACTCCCCCGCTGCGGCTCCCACAGCCCCAGGCGCCGGCCCCCTTCACGCAGGCCGCCATCGCCCGCGTGGCCGAGACCCTCGCCCAGGCCGAACGGCCGCTCCTGATCGCGGGGCGCGGAGCGCATCTCGCCGGCGCCGGCCCTGCCCTCGGAGCCCTCGCGGACGCCACGGGCGCCGTCACCTCCTCCAGCGCGCTCGGACGCGGCGTCTTCCCCGACGAACGGTTCGACCTCGGGGTGACCGGCGGCTTCGGAGCGCCGGGCGCCATGGAGCTCATCCACGAAGCGGACGTCGCGATCGTCTTCGGCGCGTCACTGAATCCCTTCACCATGCGATTCGGCGAGCTGTTCGCGCCGGGCACCCGCGTGGTCCAGGTGGACATCGCCCCTGCCGCGACCCATCCTCGCGTGGGTGATTATCTGCAGGGCGACGCGCGGCTGGTGGCGGAAGCGCTCACCGCGGCTCTCGACGGCGCCCGGCCGTCGGGCTGGCGGGAGACCGTCGACGTCACAGCCCTCCGCGCCCAGGATCCCGGAGAGTCCGAGCTGGCCGACGGCCGGCTCGATCCCCGGCTGGCAGCCGCGCGGATCGCCGAACTGCTGCCGGAGGACCGGATCGTGGTGAGCGACGGCGGGCACTTCATCGCGTGGGCCAACATGTTCTGGCCGGTGGCGTCGCCCACGCGCATGATCATGGTCGGCACCGCCTACCAGTCGATCGGGCTGGGCTTCCCCAGCGTCGCGGGCGCGGCTCAGGCCGACCCGGACGCGACGATCGTCCTCACGACGGGCGACGGCGGCGGCCTGATGGCGCTGTCCGATCTGGAGACGGCCGTGCGGACCGCCGGCGGCCGGGGCCTGTGCGTGGTCTGGAACGACGGCGCGTACGGCGCCGAGGTCAACCTCTACGGCCTCAAAGGCCTGGCAGAGGATCCCATGCTCATCCCGGACGTGGACTTCGCCGCTCTGGGCAGTGCCGTGGGCGCCGAGGGCGTGGTCGTGCGGCGCATCGAGGATCTCGACCGGCTCGCCGAGTGGACCTCCCGACCGGCGGGAGAGCGCCCCTTCCTCGTGCTCGACCTGAGGATCTCGCGCTCCGTGATCGCTCCCTACCAGCGCGAGGTCATCCGCGTGAACAGCTGA
- the hpaE gene encoding 5-carboxymethyl-2-hydroxymuconate semialdehyde dehydrogenase, with protein sequence MTPTALDRRHVPADLPERIRHYIDGEFVDSLDGDTFDVLEPVSNESYVSAAAGKKADIDRAVAAARRAFTEGPWPRMLPRERSRILHRIADIVESRDERLAELESFDSGLPITQALGQARRAAENFRFFADLIVAQADDTFKVPGRQINYVNRKPIGVAGLITPWNTPFMLESWKLGPALATGNTVVLKPAEFTPLSASLWAGIFEEAGLPKGVFNLVNGLGEDAGDALVKHPDVPLISFTGESRTGQIIFGNAAPFLKGLSMELGGKSPAVVFDDADLDAAIDATIFGVFSLNGERCTAGSRILVQRGIYDEFVKRYAAQAQRVKVGYPHDPATEVGALVHPEHFEKVMSYIEIGKGEGRLVAGGGQPEGFAFGNFVAPTVFADVAPDARIFQEEIFGPVVAITPFDTDEEALALANDTKYGLAAYVWTNDLKRAHNFSQAVEAGMVWLNSNNVRDLRTPFGGVKASGLGHEGGYRSIDFYTDQQAVHITLGKVHNPTFGKQEPPHENDLDDPDPR encoded by the coding sequence ATGACCCCCACGGCCCTGGACCGCCGGCACGTCCCCGCGGACCTGCCCGAGCGCATCCGTCACTACATCGACGGGGAATTCGTCGACTCCCTCGACGGAGACACCTTCGACGTCCTCGAACCCGTCTCCAACGAAAGCTACGTCTCCGCGGCAGCGGGCAAGAAGGCCGACATCGACCGCGCCGTCGCGGCCGCCCGTCGCGCCTTCACCGAGGGGCCCTGGCCCCGCATGCTCCCCCGCGAGCGCTCCCGGATCCTGCACCGCATCGCGGACATCGTCGAGTCCCGGGACGAGCGCCTCGCCGAGCTGGAGTCCTTCGACTCGGGTCTGCCCATCACCCAGGCCCTCGGCCAGGCCCGCCGCGCGGCGGAGAACTTCCGCTTCTTCGCGGACCTGATCGTGGCCCAGGCGGATGACACCTTCAAGGTCCCCGGCCGCCAGATCAATTACGTGAACCGCAAGCCGATCGGGGTCGCGGGGCTCATCACGCCCTGGAACACCCCGTTCATGCTGGAGAGCTGGAAGCTCGGCCCCGCCCTGGCGACCGGCAACACCGTGGTGCTCAAGCCCGCCGAGTTCACCCCGCTCTCCGCCTCCCTCTGGGCCGGGATTTTCGAGGAGGCCGGCCTGCCGAAGGGCGTGTTCAACCTCGTCAACGGCCTCGGCGAGGACGCCGGCGACGCCCTGGTGAAGCACCCGGACGTGCCCCTCATCTCCTTCACGGGCGAAAGCCGCACCGGCCAGATCATCTTCGGCAACGCCGCGCCGTTCCTGAAGGGCCTGTCCATGGAACTGGGCGGCAAGAGCCCGGCCGTGGTGTTCGACGACGCCGACCTGGACGCCGCGATCGACGCCACGATCTTCGGCGTCTTCTCCCTGAACGGCGAGCGCTGCACCGCAGGCTCGCGCATCCTGGTCCAGCGCGGGATCTACGACGAATTCGTGAAGCGCTACGCCGCCCAGGCCCAGCGGGTCAAGGTCGGCTACCCGCACGATCCCGCCACGGAGGTCGGCGCGCTGGTGCACCCCGAGCACTTCGAAAAGGTCATGAGCTACATCGAGATCGGCAAGGGCGAGGGTCGCCTCGTGGCCGGCGGCGGACAGCCGGAAGGTTTCGCCTTCGGCAACTTCGTGGCGCCGACCGTGTTCGCCGACGTCGCACCGGACGCGCGGATCTTCCAGGAGGAGATCTTCGGCCCGGTCGTGGCGATCACCCCCTTCGACACCGACGAGGAGGCGCTCGCGCTGGCCAACGACACCAAGTACGGGCTCGCCGCCTATGTGTGGACGAACGATCTGAAGCGCGCCCACAACTTCTCGCAGGCCGTGGAGGCCGGCATGGTCTGGCTGAACTCGAACAACGTCCGTGATCTGCGCACCCCGTTCGGCGGCGTCAAGGCCTCCGGCCTGGGTCACGAGGGCGGCTACCGTTCGATCGACTTCTACACCGACCAGCAGGCCGTGCACATCACCCTCGGCAAGGTCCACAACCCGACCTTCGGCAAGCAGGAACCGCCTCACGAGAACGATCTAGACGACCCGGACCCCCGCTGA
- a CDS encoding fumarylacetoacetate hydrolase family protein — translation MPTKESTPFQVTPGKIIAVHLSYASRAAQRGRTPASPSYFLKPSSSLSASGSTVERPAGTELLAFEGEIALVIGEPAHRISVGEAWNHVAWVTASNDWGLYDLRSNDKGSNLRNKGRDGYTPVGPELIDARTVDPAALRVRAWRNGDLVQDDTSGAMIFPFSRLIADLSQHLTLETGDVILTGTPAGSSVAVPGDVIEVEVDAPTVEGAPSSGRLVSRVIEGPGGFDPALGSLPSVDDHQREEAWGSREAAGLGEPGPALSPALRAKLLETPVAGLSQQLRKRGLDNVAIDGVRPSVPGTKMVGVAKTLRFVPNREDLFRSHGGGFNAQKRVFDSVGEGEVIVIEARGERGSGTLGDVLALRAQVRGAAGVVTDGGVRDYVTVAETGLPVFSQGPHPAVLGRKHVPWDSDLTISCGGATVQPGDIIVGDDDGVIVLPPSLAEEVADAALAQEAEDAWIARQVADGHPVDGLFPLNAEWRARFEADHGTGE, via the coding sequence GTGCCGACCAAGGAATCCACACCGTTCCAGGTGACTCCCGGCAAGATCATCGCCGTGCATCTGAGCTATGCGTCGCGTGCCGCGCAGCGCGGCCGGACGCCCGCCTCTCCCTCTTACTTCCTCAAGCCGTCGAGCTCCCTGAGCGCGTCCGGCAGCACGGTGGAGCGGCCCGCCGGCACCGAACTGCTCGCCTTCGAGGGCGAGATCGCGCTCGTCATCGGCGAACCCGCGCACCGGATCTCCGTGGGCGAGGCCTGGAACCACGTCGCCTGGGTGACGGCGTCGAACGACTGGGGGCTCTACGACCTCCGGTCCAACGACAAGGGGTCCAATCTGCGGAACAAGGGACGGGACGGCTACACCCCCGTGGGCCCAGAGCTGATCGACGCCCGCACGGTCGACCCCGCCGCGCTCCGCGTGCGGGCCTGGCGCAACGGCGACTTGGTGCAGGACGACACCTCGGGGGCCATGATCTTCCCCTTCTCCCGGCTGATCGCCGATCTCTCCCAGCACCTCACCCTCGAGACCGGCGACGTGATCCTCACCGGCACCCCGGCCGGCTCCTCCGTGGCCGTGCCGGGTGACGTGATCGAGGTCGAGGTGGACGCGCCCACGGTGGAGGGCGCGCCGTCGAGCGGGCGCCTCGTCTCCCGCGTGATCGAGGGCCCGGGGGGCTTCGACCCCGCCCTCGGCTCGTTGCCCTCCGTGGACGACCACCAGCGCGAAGAGGCCTGGGGCTCCCGTGAGGCCGCCGGTCTCGGCGAACCCGGTCCTGCCCTCTCCCCCGCCTTGCGCGCCAAGCTGCTGGAGACCCCGGTGGCGGGCCTCTCGCAGCAGCTGCGCAAGCGCGGTCTGGACAATGTGGCGATCGACGGCGTCCGGCCCTCCGTGCCCGGCACCAAGATGGTGGGCGTCGCGAAGACGCTCCGCTTCGTTCCGAACCGCGAAGACCTCTTCCGCAGCCACGGCGGCGGCTTCAACGCCCAGAAACGCGTCTTCGACTCCGTCGGAGAAGGCGAGGTCATCGTCATCGAGGCCCGCGGTGAGCGCGGCTCCGGCACGCTCGGGGACGTGCTCGCACTGCGCGCGCAGGTCCGGGGAGCGGCCGGCGTCGTGACCGACGGCGGCGTTCGGGACTACGTGACCGTGGCGGAGACCGGCCTCCCGGTCTTCAGCCAGGGCCCCCACCCCGCAGTCCTCGGACGCAAGCACGTGCCGTGGGACAGCGACCTGACCATCTCCTGCGGTGGCGCCACCGTCCAGCCCGGCGACATCATCGTCGGCGACGACGACGGCGTGATCGTCCTGCCGCCGTCGCTCGCCGAAGAGGTGGCCGACGCGGCCCTGGCCCAGGAAGCGGAGGACGCCTGGATCGCGCGTCAGGTGGCCGACGGTCATCCCGTGGACGGGCTGTTCCCCCTGAACGCCGAGTGGCGGGCCCGCTTCGAGGCCGACCACGGCACGGGAGAATGA